A single window of Jiangella alkaliphila DNA harbors:
- a CDS encoding biotin--[acetyl-CoA-carboxylase] ligase, with protein MLAWDVHRVATTGSTNADVAVAAREGAAEGYAVVAGHQSAGRGRLDRRWEAPPGTSLAMSFLLRPDGVPVTRWAWLPLLAGVVVVDAVAAAAGASAVLKWPNDVLLDGGKLSGILTERIETPSGPAAVVGIGLNVAQTPEQLPPGGVSLASYGAAADAVLDAVAERLAARYADWRAAGGDPDAAGLAADYASRCDTIGREVRAMLPGGDTVEGRAEAVDGSGRLLIAPADGGKPIAVGAGDVVHLRPR; from the coding sequence ATGCTCGCGTGGGACGTCCACCGCGTCGCCACGACGGGGTCGACGAACGCCGACGTCGCCGTCGCGGCCCGCGAGGGCGCGGCTGAGGGGTACGCCGTCGTCGCCGGCCACCAGAGCGCGGGCCGCGGCCGGCTGGACCGGCGCTGGGAGGCCCCGCCCGGCACGTCGCTGGCGATGTCGTTCCTGCTCCGGCCCGACGGCGTCCCGGTGACCCGGTGGGCCTGGCTGCCGCTGCTGGCCGGGGTCGTCGTCGTCGACGCGGTCGCCGCGGCGGCCGGCGCGTCCGCCGTCCTCAAGTGGCCGAACGACGTCCTGCTCGACGGCGGCAAGCTGTCCGGCATCCTCACCGAGCGGATCGAGACGCCGTCCGGCCCGGCCGCCGTCGTCGGCATCGGCCTGAACGTCGCGCAGACGCCTGAGCAGCTGCCGCCCGGCGGGGTGTCGCTGGCGTCGTACGGCGCCGCCGCCGACGCCGTCCTCGACGCCGTCGCGGAACGGCTGGCCGCGCGGTACGCGGACTGGCGCGCGGCCGGCGGCGACCCGGACGCCGCCGGGCTGGCCGCCGACTACGCCAGCCGCTGCGACACGATCGGCCGCGAGGTTCGCGCCATGCTGCCCGGCGGCGACACCGTCGAGGGCCGGGCGGAGGCCGTCGACGGGTCGGGGCGGCTGCTCATCGCACCGGCCGACGGCGGCAAGCCGATCGCCGTCGGGGCCGGTGACGTCGTCCATCTGCGCCCGCGGTGA
- a CDS encoding adenylate/guanylate cyclase domain-containing protein produces the protein MTLPPEPPRKPTADELERLLLGASRRYTREQIAEGAGLTVDEVTRYWRALGFPDVGEEQAFTVWDMEALRGVTELVQDEVVDEATAVQMVRALGRMTGRLAEWHVETLAEIIEDNEAAGRGTGSRLTSAYLVAQKLLPEFERLLIYAWRRKLAASVSRLVVIGRIGEAPLLAAPASVGFADLVSFTRLSRGLSVDELGVLVERFEATTNDVIFGTGGRVIKTLGDEVVFTADDSETAAAIGCRLVEEIGENDDLPDIRVGIATGPVVARLGDVFGTPTNLAARLTALAERNTVLVDDVTAKELADAPAFALRALPPTTVRGLGTVNAFTVTPRRDVPGPL, from the coding sequence GTGACCTTGCCGCCCGAACCGCCGCGGAAACCGACTGCGGACGAGCTCGAACGGCTGCTGCTCGGCGCGTCCCGCCGTTACACGCGGGAACAGATCGCCGAGGGCGCCGGGCTCACCGTCGACGAGGTGACGCGGTACTGGCGGGCGCTGGGTTTCCCGGACGTCGGCGAGGAGCAGGCGTTCACCGTCTGGGACATGGAGGCGCTGCGCGGCGTCACCGAGCTGGTGCAGGACGAGGTGGTCGACGAGGCCACCGCGGTGCAGATGGTGCGGGCGCTGGGCCGCATGACCGGCCGCCTGGCGGAGTGGCACGTCGAGACGCTCGCCGAGATCATCGAGGACAACGAGGCCGCCGGGCGCGGCACCGGCAGCCGGCTGACGTCGGCCTACCTGGTGGCGCAGAAGCTGCTGCCCGAGTTCGAGCGGCTGCTCATCTACGCGTGGCGGCGCAAGCTGGCCGCGTCGGTCAGCCGGCTGGTCGTCATCGGCCGCATCGGCGAGGCGCCGCTGCTGGCCGCGCCCGCCTCCGTCGGGTTCGCCGACCTCGTGTCGTTCACCCGGCTGTCCCGCGGCCTGAGCGTCGACGAGCTCGGCGTGCTGGTCGAGCGGTTCGAGGCCACGACCAACGACGTCATCTTCGGCACGGGCGGGCGGGTGATCAAGACCCTCGGCGACGAGGTCGTGTTCACCGCCGACGACTCGGAGACCGCGGCCGCGATCGGCTGCCGGCTGGTCGAGGAGATCGGCGAGAACGACGACCTGCCCGACATCCGGGTCGGCATCGCGACCGGGCCCGTGGTGGCTCGCCTGGGCGACGTGTTCGGGACCCCGACGAATCTCGCCGCCCGGCTCACCGCTCTGGCCGAGCGCAACACTGTCCTCGTCGACGACGTGACGGCGAAGGAGCTGGCCGATGCGCCCGCGTTCGCGCTGCGCGCGCTGCCGCCGACGACGGTGCGCGGCCTCGGCACCGTCAACGCGTTCACCGTGACCCCGCGGCGGGATGTCCCCGGTCCCCTGTAA
- a CDS encoding PH domain-containing protein yields MGFSDKQLSDDEQVIYHLHTHVKALIVPVLVLLVLAAGVGFGLGALPDDELVGTVGRWAIVIVAIVAVGVWVIWPFLTWLTTTYTITSERLITRQGVITRTGRDIPHTVINDVAYEMQLTDRILRCGTLVVSAASEQGQVRLHDVPRVHQVQLRLSELVREAHDLDERT; encoded by the coding sequence ATGGGGTTTTCCGACAAGCAGCTCAGTGATGACGAGCAGGTGATCTACCACCTGCATACACATGTCAAGGCGCTGATCGTGCCGGTGCTCGTACTGCTGGTGCTGGCGGCCGGCGTGGGCTTCGGCCTGGGCGCGCTGCCCGACGACGAACTGGTCGGCACGGTGGGCCGCTGGGCCATCGTCATCGTCGCCATCGTGGCGGTGGGCGTATGGGTCATCTGGCCGTTCCTCACCTGGCTGACCACGACGTACACCATCACCAGCGAACGGCTGATCACGCGGCAGGGCGTCATCACCCGCACCGGCCGCGACATCCCGCACACCGTCATCAACGACGTCGCGTACGAGATGCAGCTGACCGACCGCATCCTGCGCTGCGGCACGCTGGTGGTCTCGGCCGCCAGCGAGCAGGGCCAGGTCCGGCTGCACGACGTCCCGCGGGTGCACCAGGTGCAGCTGCGGCTCAGCGAACTCGTGCGCGAGGCGCACGACCTGGACGAGCGCACGTGA